A stretch of the Geminocystis sp. M7585_C2015_104 genome encodes the following:
- a CDS encoding serine/threonine protein kinase, with protein sequence MNQGELSRGDILVQRYLIKEKIGVGGMGTVYKAQDLACKNQNVAVKVFSRALDDMKMLKQFQKEATICALLSERSENIVRVTDYGIDEKKVPFYVMELLEGENLDDYIDVHDITLEQFIDFVCQICRAMETAHNGIFFEGQICPIIHRDLKPSNIFVVETKTGKQLIKILDFGVAKILKEGNEKQTEFMGTPRYSSPEQLEGKRLDNRSDIYSLGMIMYRLLTKKYPWDLEIDSPAEWYKAHTTRKPNPFPRHLNIPSELEDLVLKCLEKAPENRPQNAGEIIQKLESIARKLQANKSKSSSRDTKGTLFKIQSRDQFLLSNTWPNTMPKQKIVFPRLVAYEDRPLPTVCAMLETEDIERRKNNIRYSQFLFQSYPHPMILWVTALYSPKDGPRWLPCYIDLKTKVGQQMIEALLESKEYFVLLFSLEPPHSCQHVLPFKVLLKQRTNLKQWMSVSSMIAVKHHDEAIFSKRKLKQDLELLKPKIVTELEKTNTLEVYG encoded by the coding sequence ATGAATCAGGGCGAATTATCTAGGGGGGACATATTAGTACAAAGATACCTCATAAAGGAAAAAATCGGTGTCGGTGGCATGGGCACTGTCTATAAGGCTCAGGATTTGGCCTGTAAAAACCAAAATGTGGCTGTTAAAGTATTTTCTCGTGCCCTGGACGACATGAAAATGCTAAAACAATTCCAAAAAGAGGCTACCATTTGTGCTCTTTTGTCTGAGAGAAGTGAAAATATCGTCAGGGTAACTGACTACGGCATTGACGAGAAAAAAGTGCCTTTTTATGTGATGGAATTGCTAGAGGGGGAAAATCTGGATGATTATATCGATGTACATGATATTACCCTTGAACAATTTATAGACTTTGTCTGTCAAATCTGTAGGGCAATGGAAACCGCCCACAATGGTATTTTTTTTGAGGGTCAAATTTGTCCCATCATTCACCGAGACCTTAAACCCAGTAACATTTTTGTCGTAGAAACAAAAACAGGAAAACAGCTAATTAAAATACTGGATTTTGGAGTAGCAAAAATACTAAAAGAAGGGAATGAAAAACAAACAGAATTTATGGGCACCCCCAGATATTCCTCTCCCGAACAATTAGAGGGAAAAAGGTTGGACAATCGCTCCGATATTTACAGTCTGGGGATGATTATGTACAGACTGCTTACTAAAAAATACCCTTGGGATTTAGAGATAGATTCTCCTGCAGAATGGTACAAGGCTCATACCACCAGAAAACCCAACCCCTTCCCCCGTCATTTAAATATACCCTCCGAGCTAGAAGATTTAGTGCTAAAATGCTTAGAAAAGGCACCAGAAAATAGACCACAAAACGCAGGTGAAATTATCCAAAAACTAGAATCCATTGCTCGTAAATTACAGGCCAATAAATCCAAATCCTCTTCCCGCGACACCAAAGGCACCCTTTTCAAAATCCAGTCTCGGGATCAATTCCTATTATCTAACACCTGGCCTAATACTATGCCAAAACAAAAAATCGTTTTTCCCCGTCTAGTTGCATATGAGGATAGGCCCCTTCCTACTGTCTGTGCCATGTTAGAGACAGAGGATATTGAAAGACGTAAAAATAACATACGTTACAGTCAATTTCTTTTTCAAAGTTATCCCCATCCAATGATCTTATGGGTAACCGCACTTTATAGTCCTAAAGATGGCCCCCGTTGGCTACCCTGTTATATCGATTTAAAAACAAAAGTCGGCCAACAGATGATTGAGGCTTTGCTAGAATCAAAGGAGTATTTTGTCCTTTTATTTTCTTTGGAACCTCCCCACAGTTGTCAACATGTTTTACCATTTAAGGTGCTTCTGAAACAAAGGACTAATCTTAAACAATGGATGTCAGTTAGCAGCATGATAGCCGTAAAGCACCATGATGAAGCTATTTTTAGCAAGCGAAAACTTAAACAGGATTTGGAACTATTAAAACCGAAAATTGTCACGGAACTGGAAAAAACTAACACTCTGGAAGTTTACGGCTGA